From Virgibacillus ihumii, the proteins below share one genomic window:
- a CDS encoding sodium:solute symporter family protein, whose protein sequence is MTTNLVIWGIIAYFLLAILVALMSRRGNRSDMSGFFLGGRNMNGILSALSYSATTYSAFMMVGLAGLTYTGGVGALGFEIVYFTGVSLVALFGPRFWLAGKKYGYVSPSEMIGGRYESNKAAAAISLVSCLFLIPYCAVQLAGVGYLLQGITGNAIPFTVGVVLATMLAILFSFVAGIRSVVWTDSLQAIIMIITSTLVVLLVIQGLGGFGQFFENLQSRHPESLAVPGNGYFNFLTFLGLTLPWFFFSLSNPQVSQRLFMPSSLKGLRQMLIGFLIFGFIYTFVSVLWGFSALQMFPDLTTADLATPKLLSSELVPPVLGVVVMVGILAAAVSTIDSIMLTLSSMFARDVYGNSKKRPDDAKQLKVAKAVIPVIAVLAFAFAELELNLIAVLSVAASSGLIVVVPSIIGAFFWRRGTAAGVISSVTIGALLVLVLEFFGIKPFGLAAGIWGLLVSSVIFVGVSLMTRAPLEKADAFINILKKERNQARKVS, encoded by the coding sequence TTGACTACGAATCTGGTAATCTGGGGAATTATTGCATATTTTTTATTGGCAATTTTGGTTGCATTGATGTCAAGACGTGGTAACCGTTCTGATATGTCGGGATTTTTTCTGGGCGGCCGCAACATGAATGGCATTCTGTCAGCACTAAGTTACAGTGCGACAACTTACAGTGCGTTTATGATGGTAGGTCTCGCCGGACTCACCTATACAGGCGGAGTCGGTGCGCTCGGGTTTGAAATCGTCTATTTCACCGGAGTGTCACTTGTCGCATTGTTTGGACCGCGTTTTTGGCTGGCCGGGAAAAAATATGGCTATGTATCACCATCGGAAATGATTGGCGGGCGCTATGAAAGCAACAAGGCAGCCGCGGCTATTTCACTTGTCAGCTGTCTGTTTCTGATTCCATATTGTGCTGTTCAGCTCGCCGGGGTGGGCTACCTGTTGCAGGGAATTACCGGGAACGCGATTCCGTTTACGGTCGGTGTTGTGCTTGCGACAATGTTGGCGATTTTATTTTCGTTCGTGGCAGGAATTCGTTCCGTCGTATGGACCGATTCGCTGCAAGCAATCATCATGATTATCACGTCAACCCTCGTGGTGCTGCTGGTAATTCAGGGACTTGGCGGATTTGGACAGTTTTTTGAAAACCTGCAGTCACGTCATCCGGAGTCACTGGCTGTTCCGGGTAATGGTTATTTTAACTTTTTAACATTCCTCGGGCTGACACTGCCATGGTTCTTTTTCAGTTTGTCCAATCCTCAGGTGAGTCAGCGGTTGTTCATGCCGTCCTCATTGAAAGGTCTGAGGCAAATGCTTATCGGCTTTCTGATCTTCGGATTCATTTATACGTTTGTATCGGTTCTGTGGGGATTTTCCGCGTTGCAAATGTTTCCGGATCTCACAACAGCGGATTTGGCAACACCGAAATTGCTGTCATCTGAATTGGTGCCGCCAGTGCTTGGTGTCGTCGTGATGGTCGGAATTCTGGCTGCCGCGGTTTCGACAATCGATTCGATCATGCTGACACTGTCGTCCATGTTTGCCCGTGATGTATACGGAAATTCGAAAAAGCGTCCTGACGACGCGAAACAATTAAAGGTCGCCAAAGCTGTCATCCCGGTCATCGCTGTGCTGGCATTTGCGTTTGCAGAATTAGAGCTTAACCTGATTGCGGTACTGTCAGTTGCTGCCTCATCAGGATTGATTGTTGTGGTTCCGTCAATCATCGGTGCATTTTTCTGGCGTCGTGGCACGGCAGCCGGGGTTATTTCAAGTGTAACGATCGGAGCATTGCTCGTACTTGTCCTGGAGTTTTTCGGCATCAAACCATTTGGCCTTGCCGCTGGAATTTGGGGATTGCTGGTTTCGTCTGTTATATTTGTCGGCGTCAGTCTAATGACCCGTGCTCCACTGGAAAAAGCTGATGCATTTATTAATATTTTAAAAAAAGAACGTAATCAGGCGAGAAAGGTTTCTTGA
- a CDS encoding nuclease-related domain-containing protein, producing the protein MDNLINSRQLILINEVKNISGTVIYDEFGQAIRIKENGKEENFGNHLEQVNLQHFRLLRLMKDYNLPAIPIEKLITYSNPNTIIKSVTNNKAVANMVIHKEQLLTRISDFGEKYCALC; encoded by the coding sequence ATGGACAATCTGATCAATTCCCGCCAACTTATTCTTATTAATGAGGTGAAAAACATCTCCGGCACCGTTATCTATGATGAATTTGGCCAGGCAATTCGCATTAAGGAAAATGGCAAGGAAGAGAATTTTGGAAATCACCTCGAACAAGTGAACCTCCAGCACTTCAGGCTGCTTCGTCTGATGAAAGACTATAACCTTCCCGCAATTCCTATCGAGAAGTTGATCACTTACAGCAATCCCAATACTATCATCAAAAGTGTTACCAACAATAAGGCCGTTGCGAATATGGTTATTCATAAGGAGCAGCTGCTGACGAGAATATCCGATTTTGGAGAGAAGTACTGTGCATTATGCTAA
- a CDS encoding exonuclease SbcCD subunit D, which produces MKFFHTADWHLGKLVQGVYMTEDQRYILEQFLEAVKKEQPDAVIIAGDLYDRAVPPTEAVHLLDEVLETIVLKLNTPVLAVAGNHDSPSRLNFGSRIMQQNGFHIVGNFSAETEPVVLRDAHGEVHFHLVPYCDPSVVRTTLDDPEIRSHNDAARKIIGNISETMDANARHVYVGHAFVTPFGEEEENTSDSERPLSIGGAEYVDAHHFGPFHYTALGHLHQAHHVLNETVRYSGSILKYSISEVHHAKGFHVVELAADGSAAVEKRELTPRRDIRRVEDTLENLLKQPVNDDYVFVRLLDEAPVLSPMERIRSVFPNAMHVERGNVMFSPDQPETANRANRSDMSDLDLFRAFYKEVKGDEASAETEAIFKEVLEERLQEERETMPAKETVEN; this is translated from the coding sequence ATGAAGTTTTTTCACACGGCGGATTGGCATTTGGGGAAGCTGGTGCAGGGAGTTTACATGACGGAGGACCAGCGTTATATCCTGGAGCAGTTTCTGGAGGCTGTTAAAAAAGAACAACCGGACGCAGTGATTATTGCCGGGGATTTGTATGATCGGGCGGTGCCGCCGACGGAAGCGGTACACCTGCTGGATGAGGTGCTCGAGACGATTGTGCTGAAACTGAATACGCCGGTGCTGGCGGTTGCCGGGAACCATGATAGTCCGAGCCGGCTCAATTTTGGCAGCCGGATAATGCAGCAAAATGGCTTTCATATCGTTGGGAATTTCAGTGCGGAGACAGAGCCAGTAGTCCTTCGCGATGCGCATGGCGAGGTTCATTTTCATCTGGTACCATATTGTGACCCGAGTGTTGTCCGCACAACGCTGGACGATCCGGAGATTCGCAGTCACAATGATGCTGCACGAAAAATCATCGGCAACATCAGTGAAACGATGGATGCAAATGCGCGCCATGTTTATGTTGGACATGCCTTTGTGACACCGTTTGGCGAGGAAGAAGAGAACACAAGTGATTCGGAACGCCCGCTGTCCATCGGTGGAGCAGAATATGTCGACGCTCATCATTTCGGGCCATTCCATTACACGGCGCTGGGTCACCTGCACCAGGCGCACCATGTGCTGAATGAAACTGTACGTTATTCAGGCTCTATTTTAAAATATTCCATTTCGGAAGTACATCACGCAAAAGGTTTCCATGTTGTCGAATTGGCTGCTGATGGAAGTGCAGCTGTTGAAAAACGTGAACTGACACCGCGACGGGATATCCGGCGGGTTGAGGATACGTTGGAAAATTTGCTCAAACAACCTGTCAACGATGATTATGTTTTTGTCCGGCTGCTTGATGAAGCTCCTGTTTTATCTCCGATGGAGCGGATCCGATCGGTGTTTCCGAATGCGATGCATGTTGAACGGGGAAATGTCATGTTTTCGCCAGATCAGCCGGAAACTGCAAATCGTGCAAATCGCAGCGATATGAGCGACCTTGATCTTTTCCGTGCATTTTACAAGGAAGTAAAAGGTGACGAAGCTTCAGCAGAAACGGAAGCAATCTTTAAGGAAGTTTTGGAGGAACGTTTGCAGGAAGAACGCGAAACAATGCCCGCAAAAGAAACGGTAGAAAACTAG
- a CDS encoding AAA family ATPase — MKPLKLTMTAFGPYKGTESIDFTDLNPYNLFVISGNTGAGKTTIFDGICFALYGSASGTDREDNRMLRSDFASDDTHTAIELEFEMNGRHYRILRQLGHVKKGNKSKTGERFEFFEQVDGREIPCVDRQIVSEIDKKVEAIIGLTQDQFKQIVMLPQGEFRKLLTSQTENKEAILRRLFKTESYNQLNQLLRDKKNRVEQGFKQARQSRDHYVQSIHTALPAREESDLFYVLAGQFYNINQVVTGLETETEYYARKMTADKQAYQEAYQKHDKKQNELHQAKVLNDQFADLDKKRIELNDLTGQVRTYKEKERQLEKAERASLLEVYEKQVADWKKDENAKAEVLKQAETTAKSAKEKRAQAEIFYQQEEGRKAEREESSRQLDRLKGFMEPVKDLDKRKEKLDRLAQQGKKAGADLKKVRTDLQEKVTTVEKYDKQIIEMDEAVSQLADKKQLRVDMREKYRAVEAYLTLYKQQDSLQKTVEKQKTAYLSTQEAYTEKETAWLNNQAVVLAGHLHVGEACPVCGNTEHPRKAAAKAEMVTRDELNSLKKDLDEKDRAYRETAAELKSVSAQLTEKNQELDTHSIQAENVTVVRDELLEKGKELKAKIENLEKRSKELKQYKEDLKIVKEQQQQLEKQKEQHEKNYHELQASYREEAAVYNQHLDNIPEEVRTLNALEKQIHSTTEHKAKLEKAWEDAQQQLHQATEADTKAASDLTHAQQQLEESKEKLAKAKQQFDEALREASFESEEDYQQAKMPQVERQEWKESIQRFNENLTAKKHQVNDLAETLKDKERVDLTVLQEQQQELKDAYEAAYKTFKDSEKYMDEASTIKQLILEAHEQVAEREKELAAITDLYDVLRGQNSQKISFERYLQIEYLERIIEAANSRLKRLSNGQFYLMRSDRQESHGRQSGLALDVYDAYTGQTRDVKTLSGGEKFNASLCLALGMSDVIQNFQGNITIDTMFIDEGFGTLDEESLNKAIDTLVDLQQSGRMIGVISHVQELKTMFPAILEVQKTKEGHSRANFMVK, encoded by the coding sequence ATGAAACCATTGAAATTAACGATGACAGCATTCGGTCCATACAAGGGTACGGAATCCATTGATTTTACGGATCTTAATCCGTATAACCTGTTCGTTATTTCCGGAAATACCGGTGCGGGGAAGACGACGATTTTTGACGGGATTTGTTTTGCATTGTACGGCAGTGCCAGTGGAACGGACCGTGAAGATAACCGGATGCTCCGCAGTGATTTTGCTTCTGATGATACACATACTGCTATTGAGCTGGAATTTGAAATGAATGGCAGGCATTACCGGATTCTCCGGCAGCTTGGGCATGTAAAAAAAGGAAACAAGTCCAAAACCGGTGAACGCTTCGAGTTTTTTGAACAAGTTGACGGCAGGGAAATACCGTGTGTTGACAGGCAAATTGTGTCGGAAATCGATAAAAAAGTGGAAGCGATTATCGGGCTGACGCAGGATCAGTTCAAGCAAATTGTCATGCTGCCGCAGGGTGAATTTCGCAAACTCCTGACATCGCAGACAGAAAATAAGGAAGCGATTTTACGGAGACTTTTCAAAACGGAGAGTTACAATCAACTGAATCAGCTATTAAGGGACAAAAAGAATCGTGTCGAGCAGGGTTTTAAGCAGGCCCGGCAATCACGGGACCACTACGTGCAAAGCATACATACGGCGTTGCCGGCACGCGAGGAATCTGATCTTTTTTACGTGCTTGCCGGGCAGTTCTACAACATCAATCAGGTTGTCACTGGACTGGAAACGGAAACCGAATATTACGCACGTAAAATGACCGCTGACAAGCAAGCCTATCAGGAAGCGTATCAGAAGCATGACAAGAAACAGAATGAATTGCACCAGGCAAAGGTACTCAATGATCAGTTTGCAGATCTTGATAAAAAACGAATTGAACTAAACGATCTCACCGGGCAGGTGCGGACGTACAAGGAAAAAGAAAGGCAGCTGGAAAAAGCAGAGCGTGCAAGCCTTCTGGAAGTGTATGAGAAGCAGGTAGCCGATTGGAAAAAGGATGAAAACGCCAAAGCGGAAGTGTTAAAGCAAGCTGAAACAACAGCGAAATCAGCAAAAGAAAAGCGTGCCCAGGCTGAAATTTTCTATCAGCAGGAGGAAGGGCGAAAAGCAGAGCGTGAAGAAAGCAGTCGGCAGCTTGATCGGTTAAAAGGGTTTATGGAACCGGTAAAGGATCTGGATAAACGAAAAGAAAAGCTGGATCGACTCGCACAACAGGGCAAGAAAGCTGGTGCGGACCTGAAAAAGGTACGCACCGATCTTCAGGAAAAAGTCACCACGGTGGAAAAGTACGATAAGCAAATTATCGAAATGGACGAAGCGGTAAGCCAACTTGCTGATAAAAAGCAGCTGCGGGTGGATATGCGCGAGAAATACCGCGCTGTCGAGGCTTATTTGACTCTTTATAAGCAGCAAGATTCATTGCAGAAGACGGTGGAGAAGCAGAAGACGGCATATTTGTCGACGCAAGAGGCATACACGGAAAAGGAAACTGCCTGGCTGAACAATCAGGCAGTTGTCCTTGCAGGGCATTTGCATGTTGGGGAAGCGTGTCCTGTCTGCGGGAACACCGAGCATCCGCGTAAAGCAGCGGCAAAGGCTGAAATGGTGACACGTGATGAGCTTAATTCCTTGAAAAAGGATCTTGATGAAAAAGACAGGGCATACCGGGAAACAGCGGCAGAGTTGAAATCTGTTTCTGCTCAGCTGACTGAAAAAAATCAGGAGCTGGACACTCATTCGATTCAGGCAGAGAATGTGACTGTTGTCAGGGATGAGCTGCTCGAAAAAGGCAAAGAGCTGAAGGCCAAAATAGAAAACCTGGAGAAGCGAAGCAAGGAATTAAAACAGTATAAGGAAGATTTAAAAATTGTTAAAGAACAACAACAGCAGCTTGAAAAGCAAAAAGAGCAGCACGAGAAAAACTATCATGAACTTCAAGCAAGTTATCGGGAGGAAGCCGCTGTCTACAATCAGCATTTGGATAATATTCCCGAAGAAGTGCGAACGCTGAATGCGCTGGAAAAACAAATTCATTCAACTACGGAACATAAAGCAAAACTCGAAAAAGCGTGGGAGGATGCGCAACAACAGCTCCACCAGGCAACAGAAGCCGATACCAAAGCAGCATCAGACCTGACTCATGCACAACAGCAGCTGGAGGAATCGAAGGAAAAACTTGCGAAAGCTAAACAGCAATTTGACGAAGCGTTGCGGGAGGCATCTTTTGAATCTGAAGAGGATTACCAGCAGGCTAAAATGCCGCAAGTGGAGCGGCAGGAATGGAAGGAATCGATTCAACGCTTCAATGAGAACCTGACTGCGAAAAAACATCAGGTAAACGATTTGGCTGAAACACTTAAAGATAAAGAGCGGGTTGATCTGACAGTACTGCAGGAGCAGCAACAGGAGCTTAAGGATGCATATGAAGCAGCTTATAAGACGTTTAAGGATTCGGAAAAATATATGGATGAGGCATCAACAATAAAGCAACTTATTTTGGAGGCACACGAGCAAGTAGCCGAACGTGAAAAAGAACTTGCTGCGATTACCGATTTGTATGATGTATTGCGTGGGCAAAACAGCCAAAAAATATCCTTTGAGCGTTACCTGCAGATTGAATATTTGGAGCGGATTATCGAAGCAGCGAACAGCCGCCTGAAACGTTTATCCAATGGGCAATTTTATCTGATGCGCAGCGACCGGCAGGAGTCACACGGAAGACAGAGCGGACTTGCATTAGATGTTTATGATGCATATACCGGACAAACCCGTGACGTTAAAACATTGTCAGGCGGTGAAAAATTTAATGCGTCACTCTGTCTCGCTCTCGGTATGTCTGATGTCATCCAGAATTTCCAGGGTAACATCACAATCGATACAATGTTTATTGATGAAGGATTTGGCACATTGGATGAAGAATCTCTGAATAAGGCAATTGATACACTGGTTGATCTGCAGCAGTCCGGCCGCATGATTGGTGTTATTTCGCACGTTCAGGAACTGAAAACGATGTTTCCGGCAATTCTGGAAGTGCAAAAAACAAAAGAAGGACACAGTCGGGCTAATTTTATGGTGAAATAG
- a CDS encoding sporulation histidine kinase inhibitor Sda, whose protein sequence is MEKLSDKMLVEAFYQAKKQKLDNDFIQLIEDELRKRAICV, encoded by the coding sequence ATGGAAAAATTATCCGATAAAATGCTTGTAGAAGCTTTCTATCAAGCAAAAAAACAAAAACTTGATAATGACTTTATTCAATTAATTGAGGATGAATTAAGAAAACGTGCAATATGCGTTTGA
- the sspO gene encoding small acid-soluble spore protein O, protein MENRREKKQGVSDEQAVRKNLTRQYDHEFANEPLTETERANNKKTKKRQ, encoded by the coding sequence ATGGAAAATCGCAGGGAAAAGAAACAAGGCGTCAGTGATGAGCAGGCAGTGAGGAAAAATCTCACCAGACAATATGATCATGAATTTGCCAATGAGCCATTGACGGAAACAGAACGGGCTAATAACAAGAAAACGAAAAAACGTCAATAA
- a CDS encoding reverse transcriptase-like protein, whose translation MNVTIEFTYITPKGTETVFRSEEMRSPKALLLAEDLEKSGRMKQIMFIDHNEVRWNLKELKKALEEIQTEPHNVSVLFDGGFDLKTKKSGLGCAIYYEQNHKSLRIRKNAMVDELQSNNEAEYAALHLAIQEVEQLGVHHMPVVFAGDSQVVINQLAGEWPCYEVELSKWADRIEQQLERLGIDAEYELVPRKRNREADHLATQALKGVAVESIVERM comes from the coding sequence ATGAACGTCACAATTGAATTTACATACATTACCCCAAAAGGAACCGAAACAGTTTTTCGGTCGGAAGAAATGCGTTCCCCAAAAGCATTACTGCTGGCAGAAGACCTGGAGAAATCAGGGCGAATGAAACAAATTATGTTTATTGACCACAACGAGGTAAGGTGGAACCTGAAGGAATTGAAAAAAGCGCTTGAGGAAATACAGACAGAGCCACACAATGTTTCGGTATTATTCGACGGCGGGTTTGATTTGAAAACAAAAAAGTCCGGGCTGGGATGTGCCATCTATTATGAGCAGAACCACAAGTCACTGCGGATTCGCAAAAATGCGATGGTCGATGAATTGCAATCGAACAACGAAGCAGAGTATGCGGCACTTCATCTGGCCATACAGGAAGTGGAACAACTGGGTGTCCATCATATGCCTGTTGTCTTCGCGGGGGATTCGCAGGTTGTCATCAATCAGTTAGCCGGCGAATGGCCATGTTATGAAGTGGAATTGTCCAAATGGGCGGATCGGATTGAGCAGCAACTGGAACGATTGGGCATTGACGCAGAGTATGAGCTGGTTCCGCGGAAGCGAAATCGGGAAGCGGATCATCTGGCGACACAGGCACTCAAGGGTGTTGCAGTCGAAAGTATTGTAGAACGGATGTAA
- a CDS encoding argininosuccinate synthase, whose translation MAKDKIVLAYSGGLDTSVAVKWLQDKYNFDVIAVALDVGEGKDLDFVQKKALEVGAIKSYVVDAKSLFSEEYVLPALQANLLYEGKYPLISALSRPLIAKILTDIAEKEGAVAVAHGCTGKGNDQVRFDVAFTALNPDLQIVAPVREWAMSRGEEIAYAEEHGIPVPIQQDNPFSIDQNLWGRSNECGVLEDPWVEAPEEAYDLTANPVDAPNEPETVAITFKQGEPVALNGEELPLEELILTLNEIAGKHGVGRIDHVENRLVGIKSREIYEAPAALTLIAAHHELEALTLPREVAQFKPVIEQKFAQSVYDGLWYSPLTDALKAFIKETQEHVSGTVKVKLYKGHAQVVGRTSANSLYDFDLATYDKEDAFDHEAALGFIKLWGLPTQVHSAVNKQAETKDDSTDKIKLDVKEAIKQ comes from the coding sequence ATGGCTAAAGATAAAATTGTACTCGCATATTCCGGTGGGCTTGATACCTCAGTTGCGGTGAAGTGGCTGCAGGATAAATATAATTTTGACGTCATTGCGGTGGCACTTGATGTTGGGGAAGGAAAGGATTTGGACTTTGTTCAGAAAAAAGCACTCGAAGTTGGTGCAATTAAATCATATGTGGTGGATGCAAAGTCACTTTTTTCCGAGGAGTATGTCTTGCCCGCGTTGCAGGCGAACTTGTTATATGAAGGGAAATACCCGCTTATTTCAGCATTATCCCGTCCGCTCATTGCAAAAATTTTGACCGATATTGCGGAAAAAGAGGGTGCTGTTGCGGTGGCGCACGGCTGTACCGGAAAAGGAAATGACCAGGTCAGATTTGATGTGGCATTCACTGCATTGAATCCGGATCTGCAAATTGTTGCTCCGGTTCGTGAGTGGGCAATGTCCCGCGGCGAGGAAATTGCGTATGCGGAAGAACACGGGATTCCGGTTCCGATTCAGCAAGATAATCCGTTCAGTATTGACCAGAATCTCTGGGGACGCAGCAACGAATGTGGCGTGCTGGAAGATCCTTGGGTGGAAGCCCCGGAAGAAGCGTATGATTTGACTGCAAATCCGGTTGACGCACCAAACGAACCGGAAACCGTGGCAATTACATTCAAGCAGGGGGAGCCAGTTGCACTCAATGGCGAAGAATTGCCACTGGAGGAGCTGATTTTAACATTGAATGAAATTGCCGGAAAGCATGGGGTCGGACGTATCGACCATGTGGAAAATCGTCTTGTCGGAATCAAGTCGCGTGAGATTTATGAAGCACCGGCAGCTTTGACGTTGATTGCGGCGCATCATGAGCTGGAAGCATTGACACTGCCAAGAGAGGTGGCACAGTTCAAGCCGGTCATTGAGCAAAAATTTGCCCAAAGCGTATATGACGGCCTATGGTATTCACCGTTGACCGACGCACTGAAGGCATTTATCAAGGAGACGCAAGAGCATGTTTCCGGAACAGTGAAAGTAAAACTGTACAAAGGCCATGCACAAGTGGTCGGCCGTACATCTGCAAACTCGCTTTATGATTTTGATCTGGCAACTTATGATAAAGAGGATGCATTTGATCATGAAGCAGCACTTGGATTTATCAAACTGTGGGGACTGCCGACACAAGTTCATTCTGCGGTAAACAAGCAGGCTGAAACGAAAGATGACTCTACCGATAAAATCAAACTTGACGTGAAGGAAGCTATTAAACAGTGA
- the argH gene encoding argininosuccinate lyase — MKLWGGRFTKPTNQLVDEYAASIRYDQKLAKYDIQGSMAHVAMLAETGILSEDDAAAITEGLHTVSEQIKNGEAELSEENEDIHMNVEKLLIEAVGPVGGKLHTGRSRNDQVALDMRLYLRETLVEISQLLLGVQQSLFQQAENNMETILPGYTHLQRAQPVLFAHHMMAYVFMFQRDIERLSDSWKRVNQSPLGAGALAGTTFPIDRELTADKLHFDGICENSLDAVSDRDFVVEFLSNASLIGAHLSRLCEELVQWSSAEFNFVELDDAFCTGSSMMPQKKNPDVAELVRGKTGRVYGNLIGMLTTLKGLPLAYNKDMQEDKEGMFDSAETLKGALALFAPMIETMHVKKESMYSSVRNDFSNATDLADYLVNKGMPFRESHAVVGNIVLHCINSGTYLLDLSLEELQSFSDLITEDIFEKLAPETVVNARDVAGGTAKNRVKEQLEKASELFDKTGAWIQAHEQKITLNN, encoded by the coding sequence GTGAAACTATGGGGCGGACGTTTTACAAAACCAACCAATCAATTAGTGGATGAATACGCAGCATCTATCCGTTATGATCAAAAGCTGGCAAAGTACGATATCCAGGGAAGTATGGCCCATGTGGCGATGCTTGCGGAAACGGGGATTCTTTCCGAAGATGACGCGGCAGCCATCACGGAAGGACTCCACACCGTTTCGGAACAAATTAAGAACGGTGAAGCGGAATTGTCTGAGGAAAATGAAGACATCCATATGAACGTGGAAAAACTGTTGATTGAAGCAGTCGGTCCGGTTGGCGGAAAACTGCACACTGGCAGAAGCCGTAACGACCAGGTAGCCTTGGATATGCGCCTTTATCTGAGGGAGACTCTGGTGGAAATTAGTCAATTGCTTCTAGGTGTACAGCAATCCCTTTTTCAGCAGGCGGAAAATAATATGGAAACCATATTACCGGGTTACACCCATTTGCAGCGGGCACAGCCGGTCTTGTTCGCCCATCATATGATGGCTTACGTATTCATGTTTCAGCGGGATATTGAGCGCCTTTCCGACAGCTGGAAGCGCGTGAATCAGTCACCGCTTGGAGCAGGTGCGCTTGCCGGAACAACATTTCCGATCGATCGGGAACTGACTGCGGATAAACTTCACTTTGACGGAATTTGTGAAAACAGCCTGGATGCGGTCAGTGACCGTGATTTTGTCGTTGAATTTTTATCGAATGCTTCGTTAATCGGCGCACATCTGTCCAGATTGTGCGAGGAACTTGTCCAATGGTCCAGTGCTGAATTTAATTTTGTCGAACTGGATGATGCGTTTTGCACTGGAAGCAGCATGATGCCGCAGAAGAAAAACCCCGATGTCGCGGAACTTGTCCGGGGCAAAACCGGACGCGTGTACGGCAATCTGATTGGCATGCTGACAACGTTGAAAGGCCTCCCGCTCGCGTACAACAAAGACATGCAGGAGGATAAAGAAGGGATGTTTGATTCGGCTGAAACGTTGAAAGGCGCACTTGCCCTGTTCGCACCGATGATTGAAACGATGCATGTTAAAAAGGAAAGCATGTACAGCTCCGTCCGGAATGATTTTTCCAATGCGACCGATCTGGCGGATTATCTCGTTAACAAAGGGATGCCGTTTCGCGAATCGCATGCAGTTGTCGGAAACATCGTACTGCACTGCATCAACAGCGGCACATACTTACTGGACTTATCTTTAGAAGAATTGCAATCATTTTCTGATCTCATTACAGAGGATATTTTTGAAAAACTTGCCCCGGAAACGGTGGTCAATGCACGTGATGTGGCGGGTGGAACTGCCAAGAACCGGGTGAAGGAGCAGCTGGAAAAAGCATCGGAGCTTTTTGATAAAACGGGGGCCTGGATCCAGGCGCATGAACAAAAGATCACCTTGAATAATTGA
- the argF gene encoding ornithine carbamoyltransferase, whose product MVNTKQPIPGAPMGLSGRDFLTLADYSASDLSYLIELAHDLKKKLKFGEVIQPLQGKTLGMIFEKSSTRTRVSFESGIYQLGGMGIFLSTNDIQLGRGEPVADTAKVLSGYLDGIMIRTYSQEMVKELAANASIPVINGLTDVYHPCQVLADLQTIEEIKGELKGVKLTFIGDGNNMANSLMLGAAIMGMHISIAAPEEYQPDHTITEQAAEIAAASGGKVEITSDVVHAANQADVIYTDVWASMGQESEASAREQAFTGFQVNSKLLSMAQKDVTFMHCLPAHRGEEVTADVIDGSHSVVFQQAENRLHAQKALMTALMG is encoded by the coding sequence ATGGTAAACACGAAACAGCCCATTCCAGGGGCTCCCATGGGGCTATCAGGGAGAGATTTTTTAACATTGGCGGATTATTCGGCCAGCGATCTTTCTTATCTGATTGAGCTTGCCCACGATTTAAAAAAGAAACTAAAATTCGGAGAAGTTATCCAGCCGCTTCAGGGAAAAACGCTCGGTATGATTTTTGAAAAATCCTCAACAAGAACGCGTGTGTCGTTTGAATCGGGGATTTATCAATTGGGCGGCATGGGGATTTTTCTGAGTACCAATGACATACAGCTGGGAAGGGGTGAACCGGTCGCTGATACGGCTAAAGTTCTGTCCGGCTATTTGGATGGTATCATGATCCGCACGTATTCACAGGAAATGGTGAAGGAACTGGCTGCAAACGCGAGCATTCCAGTCATTAACGGATTAACTGATGTCTATCATCCTTGCCAGGTACTTGCTGATTTGCAGACAATTGAAGAGATCAAAGGCGAATTAAAAGGTGTGAAGCTCACATTCATCGGGGATGGCAACAACATGGCTAACTCGCTTATGCTTGGTGCGGCCATCATGGGCATGCACATCAGCATCGCCGCCCCGGAAGAATACCAGCCGGATCACACCATTACGGAACAGGCGGCCGAAATTGCTGCAGCATCAGGCGGAAAAGTCGAAATCACGTCAGATGTGGTGCACGCCGCCAATCAGGCTGATGTTATTTACACCGATGTTTGGGCAAGCATGGGACAGGAAAGCGAAGCATCAGCGCGCGAGCAGGCATTTACAGGCTTTCAGGTCAACAGCAAGCTTCTTTCAATGGCACAAAAAGATGTTACGTTCATGCACTGCCTCCCAGCCCACCGCGGCGAAGAGGTAACCGCAGATGTAATCGATGGGAGTCATTCCGTCGTTTTTCAACAGGCCGAAAACCGTCTCCATGCCCAGAAAGCGCTAATGACTGCGTTGATGGGATAG